In Brassica napus cultivar Da-Ae chromosome C2, Da-Ae, whole genome shotgun sequence, the sequence CTTGATTTCATGCACATTGAGAAAAACTTCTTCGATAACCTCACGAACACATTGTTAAATGCTCCTggaaagacaaaagacaacgTCAAAAGCAGATTGGATCTTCCAGGTCTATGCAAAAGGCGTGATTTAGAGATGAAAGAGGATGGAACGATGCCCGCGCCAATATTCAGGCTGTCAAATGCGGCTAAGCGAGAATTCCTTCTGTGGctgaaaaatgatataaaattccCCGATGGATATTCCTCCAAATTTAGTCGATGTATTGATGAAAGCAATTTAAAGCTACATGGACTgaaaagtcatgattgtcatgtcatTATGCAACGACTCTATCCATTTGCATTCGCGGAACTTCTTCCAAAAATGTTCATACGGCAATTAgaggtatttattttttatgttatctTAATAATTACTATGATTGATGTTATAactttaatgttttgtttacaGATATTGCCCTCTTTTTCCGAGATATCTCTTCGAGGATTTTGAAAGAATCAGATATTGGTCTTTTAAAGGCAAATATCGGTGTGAAGCTTTGTAACTTGGAAAAGATTTTTCCTCCATCGTTCTTTGATGCTATGCAACATCTTCTTGTGCACCTTCCAGATGAGGTAGCCTTAGGTGGGCCCGTCCATTTTAGGTGGATGTATGTATTTGAAAGATACATgtaccatttgaagaagatggtcagaAACAAAGCACGCATTGCGGGTTCGATAGTTGCACAATGGATAAACGAGGAGATTTCAAGAGCATCCTCAAATTATTTTGGTCATCCTGAGATCATGAGCATTCCAGAAGGTCCAAATGATATTCGTTTCTCATACAATTATCCGGATGTACCACCTTTGTTTTACCACGAAGGGAGAATCAGTGGTCAATGCTCAACTGGTTGGTTAAATGATAAAGATAACACCGTTCTTCAGACATTTATGATGCTCAACTGTGAAACATTTGCTCCATATGAAAGGTAccttaatattatgaaaatataatataaatacatatttctagttacataattaatattttaaatgtgtgCAGGATGTTTGAAGAATATATGACACGGAGTATTCCTGATATTACTCCAGTTGCAATGCAAAAAGCGAAAGACACCAACTTTGCAGAGTGGTGCAAAGACTATgtgagtttttgttttaatattatcaagttccacaatttatttattttatgatgtAATTTATAACAATGTTATTCTATTGCAGATTAACGATGCGACTCAGTTTTACACATTTCCTATGTGGATGTTGGATTTTGTACAAGGTCCTAGGCGCAATTATAGGTCTTGGCCAATATATCACACCCGGGGATACACTTTCCACACACATAACCACGgtcaaaatagaaaaactcaACATTATGGTGTTTGTGTTCCTGGAACCAATGAAACAGACTACTATGGCCTCATACAGGAGATTATGATGGTGGAGTATCATGGTGATGTTGGCTTGAGGGTCATGATTTTTAAATGTTCGTGGTTTGACACCACGGAAAATCGCGGTATGAGAATACATCCATCTGGTCTTGTTGATGTCTCACCACGAAGACAATATGCAAAATATGATCCTTTTGTATTACCTGGTAAGTGAAATATATATGTGCTTGAGATTTAATGTTTGATGAAAAGCCATAATTTTAAACTTCGATGTTATTGTATCATGACCAGGTAATTGTGATCAAGCATGTTTTATTTCTTATCCACGGGTACGTCGACATTCTGCCGATGATTGGTGGGCATGCGCAAAAATTATTCCTCGAGGAATCCAAGAAACGTCCGAAATTGCTTTAACTGCGTGGCAGGATGATAGACGTGACCAAGTTGCAGAAAGTTCATTGTTACGGGTGGAAACACATGTTGTTGACGATGTTTCTGATTATGATCTTGCCCCGGTGAATCCTCCAAACGATGTATGTAAAATATGTTGTGAGATTGTtggaaaaattatattatgtaaaatatatgaatGTATGAAGGGTTTGAATTGTAGTTGTTGTATGGGTATAAGGTTTGATGGAAAAGAGTTTGGGTTTTAGGGATTGTGCTTTAGGGGTTGGGTGTTTGTGGTTACGCGTTTTTAGATAGAGCCACGGTTTATTAGTGGCTGTTTCGTGGCTATAAGgaaaatagagaaaacaaaTTGGTTTGGCtcgaattttttttggtttcccgTGAGATATTACATATTGCCACTGTAATTGCGTGGCTAAATCGTGGCTAGTCCAAAATTTTGGTAAACCAATTGGATTGAGTCCAATTGATTTGGTTTTGGCTCCAATTGATTTGGTTTTGGCtccaattgtttttaatttcgcGGTTCAGTGCCACGGTTTAGCCACTGATATTTCGTGGCTTTAGAAAAAGGTTTAATAATTcagttttcttctttcttctcaacacttagagaaaaaaagacaaactctctctctcgacTCGCGACGGAACGGTTCTTCTCCTCTCCGTTTCTTGTGTCGCCGTCTCCGGTTCAATCTCGCCGTCTCCGATTCCATCTCCCACCTCTCATGGTAACCCTCTCTGtttctcttctcctttctcGGAGATGAAACCCTTCGATTCTCGATTCGatatgatgttttagggttttcgatctagggtttcgatttCTCTCTGTCTTGTTTGATTGGTTGTTACATGTCTACTTTCTGTTTCGATCTagggttttgtttattttagagTATCGATTAGGGGTTTTGTCTGTCTACTTTCTGTTTCGATTAGGGGTTTTGTCTGTCTACTTTCTGTTCTTCGTTTAGATttgtctttctctctttcttgacTCTAAAGATGTGTTCTTGTTGGTTTTGTACGTATGAACTCAACAAGAGCACCTGGAACACAAGCTGCATCTCCTCCTATGCCTCCGGGTGCTACTGGACCCGCTGTTTACCATGCTGGGTCTCCTCCTATGCCTCCTGGTGCTACTGGAGCCGCTCCAAACCATGCTGCTTCCTCATCTCGTTCCAACAGCTACCAGCAGATGACCCTTAATGCGATGCTCAACTTACCTGCTAGGCTCTCACAGCCACATCTCCATCATGATAAGCCGAATGGAGCTTTATGGTAAGATCACTTCCTCATCTTTGAATGTTTCTGTTATTTGAATTGGGTCtttgattggttaggattgtttCTGTTAGgattgttttgtgaaattttaGGTAGGATTTTGTCATAGTCTTGTTTCAGTTACTGATGTTTGTTATCATCTTAGGTTTGGTATTAACCCATGTATCCATGCTTTCATCCGTGCAACTTGGCAAGGATACTACATGGGTCCTTGGAAGAGTTGGAATAAGGTGCCTGAGGAAAGGAATGATTCCTGGTGGCAAACGTTTGTGGTAatcaaaaattacatttttttttaaatctcttaCTGTTATTATTTCCTGTTTCTAAACctcttattgttttgttttttgttgtagCAAAATTTCTACTGGGAGCCTCAATTTAATGATTTGGTCTACGGTCTGTGGAAGAAGGAAACGATGACATCCGTTGGTGAAAGGATTAGCAAGAAGAAGAGGCAACACAAGAAGCCAAAGTACATCAATGATAGCGACTGGACACTGCTTCTGGAGTATTGGGCGACTGATGAGGCTAAAAAGAAAAGCAAGAAGGCTGCTAAAAGCCGCAAGGCTGATCCTGTGGGTAAAGGGTGCCACAAGCATAATGCAGGCCCTAGGTGTTTTGCAAGGATAGCGTATAACATGGTATCTTCCATGTCTGTACTATAATCTGTCTTTCTAATCTGTCTtcctaatttcttttttttgcagACGCAAGCCTCTGGTGAACCACCATCCTACACTGCCCTTGTCAGGGAGACACACTCCCGACCAGATGGGACTTTTGTGGAATATCGGGCTGAAGAACTGGTAACTCAGGCCGAGATGGAAGCCACACAGCTCTCTAACACTGAAGGATCACCAGGGAGTCCAAGTGCATCATCTGCTCCTTCTCGCCTCATGTTAAACAAGGCTTATCTGAAGGTATGATAGCTTAACATTTTTATTCTCGGACACTTTTAATCTTCTGTTCTGTTTGACAATTGCATTACATGTGTTACCTGAGTTGATCAAATAGCCTTATGTTAGTTTCTGTTTGGTCTTGCttggttttgaatatttttccaTTTCTCTTGACAGAATGCTAAGAGTAGGAGGGGATATGTTTACGGACTGGGCAGTGAACAATTCAGGGAGCATGCGCCTTCTTCACGCGTCCCCAATGGTATTGCCCGCAACCTGGACCTGGAGATGCGTGTGGGCGGTCTTGAGACAACCCTCCAAAGTGTCACTTCTGATGTTGCTGGGGTGAAACAGGACGTCTCAGACATGAGGCAGGACTTTGCAGCAACAAGGGAAACAATCAATCAGCTCCTCCAAACACTTAGGCCCCCGCAAGCACCTACTGGACAGACTTCTGATCATCAGGCTCAAGCACCAACTGGTCAGCCTAATCCTCCCAATGGCATTTAGAAGTTGGTACTTTATCTTATAACCTCTTTTGTAACAAGGTCTTTTGATAGTCTTCTTAGACTCAAAACTTTTAACCTTTTCTTATGTAACTTTTTATGAATGTTGAACCTTGACTATCTTGTATATTAAGTTCTGTGTTTATTGAATGTgcaattttaataatttgaatGAATCTCTAATATGAAAATTGGCTAATTAAATCTctaattttgaatgtttttcaAAACAGTGGATACTATAAATGTTGAATCTTAGTAGCTAAATCGTGGCTATAATAGCCActgaaaaatagttttaaact encodes:
- the LOC106347575 gene encoding uncharacterized protein LOC106347575: MNSTRAPGTQAASPPMPPGATGPAVYHAGSPPMPPGATGAAPNHAASSSRSNSYQQMTLNAMLNLPARLSQPHLHHDKPNGALWFGINPCIHAFIRATWQGYYMGPWKSWNKVPEERNDSWWQTFVQNFYWEPQFNDLVYGLWKKETMTSVGERISKKKRQHKKPKYINDSDWTLLLEYWATDEAKKKSKKAAKSRKADPVGKGCHKHNAGPRCFARIAYNMTQASGEPPSYTALVRETHSRPDGTFVEYRAEELVTQAEMEATQLSNTEGSPGSPSASSAPSRLMLNKAYLKNAKSRRGYVYGLGSEQFREHAPSSRVPNGIARNLDLEMRVGGLETTLQSVTSDVAGVKQDVSDMRQDFAATRETINQLLQTLRPPQAPTGQTSDHQAQAPTGQPNPPNGI